The region GAATCCGTGATATCAGTCAAGTTATGGAGGACGGGTATTCAACATCAGGTGGCCTGGGAGCTGGCCTGCCGGGTGTGAAACGGTTGATGGACGAATTTGATATCAAATCATCAGAAGGAAAAGGAACCGAAATCAGAGCAATCAAGTGGGTAAGATAACGTGAAACTTAAATCACCGGGGAATTGCTTTCTCCTGATATCAGTTGAACGAATCGGTGTCAGTGTCCGTTAACTCCCACCTGTACAACTTTATCACCTCACGTTTTGAGTGAGTCTTATACGAATGGTTGCACCGGGGTAAACAGAGGCTCAGACCTGTCCGGTAAACATAGAGGGGAGACGGAGCCATCTCCCCATTAAATTTGCAATGGGGGCTACGAGTAAATGGATATGTTGAATACGGATGCAGCAAACTATAAGCAATTCCTGAAACATTATCTTCAGAACCTGGATGAACAATCTCTATATGGAGCCGAACAAATCAGTAAAACGTTTATTAAAAACAGTATTCCTCCTGAAGAAATCGTTAATCTGCATAACCAGGCATTAGTGGAACTATACCCTGATATACCGGAGCATATTTGGCATTCGATGAATTTCCTGTTGGAAACGATGATTTCATATGGTTTGGCTTTGCAGGAATATCAGGCATTAAGGGAACAACAGCTGGAACTGAAGTCAGAGATTTCAGTTGCTGCCGGTATGCAGGATACGCTCCTCGCTACAACAAAACCGGCAATTGATAACCTCGATATCGGTGTGGTAAGTGTCCCGGCACATCAAATGAACGGAGATTATCATCACTTTATTAAAGGTAAGGACGGATCACTTGGAATAGCTCTTGCAGATGTTATCGGAAAAGGAATTCCCGCTGCATTATGCATGTCCATGATCAAATACTCGATGGACAGTTTCCCGGAAGAAATAATGAGTCCGAGATCAATTTTAAAAAACCTGAACCGTGTTGTGGAACGGAACGTGGATCCGAGTATGTTTATCACCATGTTTTATGCGCAATATATTCCGGATGAAAATAAACTCCGATATTCATCTGCAGGCCATGAACCGGGATTTTATTATAAAGCCGCTACGGATACGTTTGAAGAAATCGAGACAAAAGGACTTGTTCTTGGCGTATCATCAGATTCCAATTACAAACAATATGAACGCACCATTGAAAAAGGCGACATGGTTATTCTGCTGACAGATGGTGTGACCGAGTGCAGACAGGGTGAGCGGTTTATTGAAACGGAAGAAATTCTGGAAACCATTCGATCTTTTTCGCATCTGCCTGCGCAGGAGATGGTGAACGGTGTATACAAGTATTTTGAACGTCTTCAGGGATTCCAGCTGCGGGATGATTTCACATTGATCATTTTAAAACAGCAAGTTTAAAATAACGGATTACAGGGAAATAAAAGGTACTGCTATATGGAGATATTGACCAACATTTGTGTTCGAGGAGGATGGATATGGAATTAAAGATAGATGTAGTGGAACAGGAAATGAAATCCGTAGTACAACTGACGGGGGAAATAGATGCATACACAGCTCCAAGACTTAAAAGTACGATTCTGCCATTAACGGAAGAATCCGGTCATACCGTTGAAGTGAACATGGAAGATGTTAACTATATGGACAGTACCGGACTTGGGGTTTTTATAAGTGCATTAAAGTCAACTAAAGAGACAGGCAGTCACTTGAAGCTGGTAAACCTGCAGTCCCGTGTTGCTCGTCTGTTCAACATTACCGGTCTGGATGAAGTTATTGACATCGATACCGCAATCAGAGGTGGGAATGAGTAATGGAAAAGTTTGATTTTATTGAAATGAGAATACCTGCTAAAGCAGAGTATGTCGGCGTTGTACGTTTAAGTATCTCCGGAATCGCTAATCGGATGGGCTTTTCATATGAAGATATAGAAGATTTGAAAGTTGCAATCTCAGAAGCAATCACGAATGCTGTTGACCATGCGTACCATGAGGATGATGATGGCGAGATTACTGTCGGGTTCGGTGTATATGAAAATCGCCTGGAAGTTATGGTTGCAGACCATGGCGGAAGCTTTAATTTAAAGGAAATAAAAGGCGGGATAGGTCCATATACGCGTTCAGAACCAGTAGAGAATTTGCGTGAAGGCGGATTTGGGCTCTTCTTAATTAATGCGTTAATGGACAAGGTGGAAATTAACAATAATTATGGTGTTATCGTATTAATGACGAAGTACCTTTACGAAACTGAGGTGGGTCTTGATGACGACCAAATCTCAACAACACAATAAAGGCAGAGATGAGGTTTACCAATGGATTGAACATCTCCAACAGGACCCGACAGATGAAGCGATCCAGGAAAAAGTTGTCCTGGCATATAATGATTTAGTCGAATCGATTGCCAGAAAATATTCCAAAAACAGTACGATTCATGAAGATCTTGTTCAGGTGGGCATGATTGGACTGCTTGCTGCAGTGCGGAGATATGATGCTTCCTATGGCAAGACATTTGAATCGTTTGCAATTCCTACAATTATTGGTGAGATTAAGCGGTTTATCAGAGACAAGACCTGGAGTGTTCATGTACCACGCAGGATTAAAGAACTTGGTCCGAAAATCAAAAAGGCTGTGGAAGAATTGACCACGTCGAATCAGGATTCTCCATCGATTCGGGAAATTGCTGATCATCTTGGGGTCGCCGAAGAAGAAGTACTGGAAACAATGGAAATGGGTAAAAGTTATAAGGCACTTTCGGTAGACCGAAAAATTGAAGCCGATTCTGATGGCAGCACAGTTGCTATCCTTGATCTGGTAGGCAACAGTGAAGAAGGCTTTGATACGATTGACCAGCAAATGTTACTGGAGAAAATTTTACCGGTGCTGTCTGAGCGTGAACAGCAAATTTTGCGTTGCACCTATTTTGACCAGATGAGCCAAAAAGAAACAGGAGAGTT is a window of Virgibacillus ihumii DNA encoding:
- a CDS encoding PP2C family protein-serine/threonine phosphatase, whose amino-acid sequence is MDMLNTDAANYKQFLKHYLQNLDEQSLYGAEQISKTFIKNSIPPEEIVNLHNQALVELYPDIPEHIWHSMNFLLETMISYGLALQEYQALREQQLELKSEISVAAGMQDTLLATTKPAIDNLDIGVVSVPAHQMNGDYHHFIKGKDGSLGIALADVIGKGIPAALCMSMIKYSMDSFPEEIMSPRSILKNLNRVVERNVDPSMFITMFYAQYIPDENKLRYSSAGHEPGFYYKAATDTFEEIETKGLVLGVSSDSNYKQYERTIEKGDMVILLTDGVTECRQGERFIETEEILETIRSFSHLPAQEMVNGVYKYFERLQGFQLRDDFTLIILKQQV
- a CDS encoding STAS domain-containing protein, producing the protein MELKIDVVEQEMKSVVQLTGEIDAYTAPRLKSTILPLTEESGHTVEVNMEDVNYMDSTGLGVFISALKSTKETGSHLKLVNLQSRVARLFNITGLDEVIDIDTAIRGGNE
- the rsbW gene encoding anti-sigma B factor RsbW — protein: MEKFDFIEMRIPAKAEYVGVVRLSISGIANRMGFSYEDIEDLKVAISEAITNAVDHAYHEDDDGEITVGFGVYENRLEVMVADHGGSFNLKEIKGGIGPYTRSEPVENLREGGFGLFLINALMDKVEINNNYGVIVLMTKYLYETEVGLDDDQISTTQ
- the sigB gene encoding RNA polymerase sigma factor SigB: MTTKSQQHNKGRDEVYQWIEHLQQDPTDEAIQEKVVLAYNDLVESIARKYSKNSTIHEDLVQVGMIGLLAAVRRYDASYGKTFESFAIPTIIGEIKRFIRDKTWSVHVPRRIKELGPKIKKAVEELTTSNQDSPSIREIADHLGVAEEEVLETMEMGKSYKALSVDRKIEADSDGSTVAILDLVGNSEEGFDTIDQQMLLEKILPVLSEREQQILRCTYFDQMSQKETGELLGISQMHVSRLQRRSLRKLREAIQSESSEVLD